A single Haloglycomyces albus DSM 45210 DNA region contains:
- a CDS encoding FAD-dependent oxidoreductase — protein MRVAIIGNGMAANRLARQLGEAGISVTVYGEEPHRAYNRVLLSEYIGGGHESSSLTLPSPPESHVAERRGERVSSVDLDSRTVHGRSFDKLVFATGAVPFVPPVSGLDPRGERVSLLRSYDDAEKVRELGRRSNSALVLGGGLLGLEAARGLSGQGLDVTVVHVGQHVLDRQVDPAGGAAIERTYADYGVSTVCGVVASSVVETDRSVDVRLEDGRTVSTDFMVVSCGVNPETTVADDAGLKVNRGIVVDDQCRTSNPDVYAVGDCAEHEGTVYGLVAPAWEQADVVARHILADPDEPRFTPPASILRLKAPGIDVAAMGRHHGGETVSFADPENNTYARLTVDDNRLVGAVLVGDNPSVGEVVELFDGGGPVPPDRRSLLLGRYHSPPSASGDDDAVICRCNNVARHEIRRACAEGARTVDEVASATAATTGCGTCRSEVAALCQSEPENAGIPV, from the coding sequence ATGCGGGTGGCAATCATTGGAAACGGAATGGCGGCGAATCGCCTTGCGCGGCAACTTGGTGAAGCCGGAATTTCTGTGACGGTCTACGGCGAGGAGCCTCACCGAGCCTACAACCGAGTTCTTCTTTCGGAATACATTGGCGGAGGGCACGAATCGAGTTCGCTCACCCTCCCCTCTCCCCCGGAATCACATGTCGCCGAACGACGCGGCGAGCGCGTGAGCTCTGTCGATCTTGATTCCAGAACCGTTCACGGACGGAGCTTCGATAAGCTCGTTTTCGCTACCGGTGCCGTACCTTTTGTTCCCCCGGTTTCGGGGCTCGACCCTCGTGGAGAGAGAGTCAGCCTCTTGCGCAGCTATGACGACGCGGAGAAGGTGCGCGAGTTGGGACGGAGATCGAACTCGGCTCTGGTTCTGGGTGGCGGTCTTCTAGGTTTGGAGGCGGCGCGGGGCCTGTCGGGCCAGGGGCTCGACGTGACCGTCGTTCACGTGGGCCAGCATGTTTTGGATCGACAGGTGGATCCCGCTGGAGGTGCGGCGATCGAACGAACCTATGCCGATTACGGGGTCTCCACCGTATGCGGTGTGGTCGCCTCGTCGGTCGTCGAGACCGATCGGTCGGTGGATGTACGCCTGGAGGACGGTCGCACCGTTTCAACCGATTTCATGGTCGTCTCCTGCGGCGTTAACCCGGAGACCACTGTGGCGGACGATGCGGGACTGAAAGTCAACCGCGGTATCGTCGTCGACGATCAATGCCGAACGTCCAACCCTGACGTGTACGCGGTGGGCGATTGTGCCGAACACGAGGGAACGGTTTATGGACTCGTGGCCCCCGCTTGGGAGCAGGCCGACGTGGTCGCTCGCCATATTCTGGCCGATCCGGACGAGCCTCGGTTTACGCCACCGGCCTCGATTCTTCGTCTGAAGGCCCCGGGAATCGACGTCGCGGCCATGGGGCGTCATCACGGTGGGGAGACGGTGTCTTTCGCCGATCCGGAGAACAATACGTACGCCAGGTTGACGGTGGACGACAACCGCCTGGTCGGTGCGGTTTTGGTGGGAGACAATCCCTCGGTCGGCGAGGTCGTCGAGCTGTTCGACGGCGGCGGGCCGGTTCCTCCGGATCGTCGTTCGCTCCTTTTGGGGCGTTATCACTCTCCTCCTTCCGCGAGTGGTGACGACGACGCGGTGATCTGCCGCTGTAACAACGTTGCTCGCCATGAGATTCGTCGGGCCTGTGCCGAAGGCGCCCGAACCGTGGACGAAGTCGCCTCCGCTACCGCGGCCACGACGGGATGCGGAACCTGTCGTTCCGAGGTAGCCGCTCTCTGTCAATCCGAACCGGAAAACGCCGGTATCCCAGTTTAA
- a CDS encoding molybdopterin oxidoreductase family protein → MTPPVNTHCPYCALQCSMTLHDTATRTPRIEPDEGGLCQKGWTAAEPLDHPDRLTTPLIHGEPADWDDALQFIVDRYHRTVARRGTTSVGVFGSGGLTNEKAYQLGKFARLALQTPYIDYNGRFCMSSAAAAFNRSLGIDRGLPFPKEDLAQSDVVILVGANPAETMPPFMRHLDQPQLIVVDPRHTATAAQADLHLATRPGSDLALANGLLQMAIAGGHVDRPYVDAHTRGFEEVERSVTQFWPARTERLTGVDVRSLYRCIDLIAGRRCTILTARGAEQHTRGVDTVTAWINLALALGLVGRPSSGVACLTGQGNGQGGREHGQKADQLPGYRSISNLDHRRHTASVWGVEESALPGLGVPATELFDRCGAEISMLLVVGSNPAVSAPASMRVQDRLRSLETLVVSDFFLSETAQLADVVLPAAQWAEEDGTTTNLEGRVIRRRAYRRPPGECRSDLWITSQLAKRLHAPGRFSADPGVVFDELRAASSRGTADYSGLDWEELDGIESFWPFPHNADPTPRLFSQLRFPTDSGKAQFIPVDVSGGGEQLRHDDEVWMTTGRVLTQYQSGTQTSRVSSLEGRPFISLHPDTAQRLGFVEGQEVHVESGQGTCQAPLRLDWKIRRDTAFVPFHFSGDRSANRAVRTAVDPISGMPEFKVNAVSVRAALNTNVIKDPDS, encoded by the coding sequence ATGACACCACCCGTCAACACCCACTGTCCGTACTGTGCGTTGCAGTGCTCAATGACCCTGCACGACACGGCAACGCGAACTCCACGTATTGAACCTGACGAGGGCGGCCTGTGTCAGAAGGGTTGGACGGCGGCCGAACCGCTCGACCATCCCGATCGGCTGACCACACCGCTGATTCACGGTGAGCCGGCCGATTGGGATGACGCTCTCCAGTTCATCGTCGATCGTTATCACCGGACGGTTGCTCGGAGGGGAACGACATCGGTCGGGGTGTTCGGTAGCGGTGGTCTGACCAATGAGAAGGCCTATCAGTTGGGAAAGTTTGCCCGACTGGCGTTGCAGACCCCGTACATCGACTACAATGGGCGTTTCTGCATGTCTTCTGCCGCAGCGGCTTTCAACCGATCGCTCGGGATCGACCGGGGCCTGCCGTTCCCCAAGGAGGATCTCGCGCAGAGCGATGTGGTGATTCTGGTGGGCGCCAATCCGGCCGAAACGATGCCGCCTTTCATGCGGCATCTCGATCAACCACAACTGATTGTCGTCGATCCTCGCCACACGGCCACCGCCGCCCAGGCCGACCTGCATCTCGCTACCCGCCCGGGGAGCGATCTTGCGCTGGCCAACGGCCTGCTTCAGATGGCGATTGCCGGAGGGCACGTCGATCGTCCTTACGTCGATGCGCACACGCGGGGTTTTGAGGAGGTCGAACGCTCAGTCACTCAATTCTGGCCCGCTCGTACCGAACGTCTGACGGGAGTGGACGTTCGGTCGCTGTACCGTTGTATCGACTTGATCGCAGGGCGCCGCTGTACGATCCTCACCGCGCGAGGAGCGGAGCAGCACACTCGTGGAGTGGATACCGTTACTGCTTGGATCAACCTCGCGCTCGCGTTGGGCCTGGTGGGACGCCCGTCCAGTGGTGTCGCCTGCTTGACGGGTCAGGGCAACGGCCAAGGGGGGCGGGAGCACGGTCAGAAAGCCGATCAGTTGCCGGGATATCGGTCCATCAGCAATCTCGATCACCGTCGTCATACCGCTTCCGTCTGGGGTGTGGAGGAGTCGGCGCTTCCGGGGCTGGGGGTTCCCGCCACCGAATTGTTCGACAGGTGTGGCGCTGAGATCTCCATGCTATTGGTAGTCGGTTCAAATCCCGCCGTTTCCGCCCCGGCTTCGATGCGGGTTCAGGACCGGCTTCGTTCCTTGGAGACTCTGGTCGTCTCCGATTTTTTCCTGTCTGAAACCGCCCAGCTTGCTGATGTGGTTCTACCGGCGGCGCAATGGGCCGAAGAGGACGGCACGACGACGAACTTGGAAGGACGGGTGATTCGTCGACGGGCTTACCGCCGTCCGCCCGGCGAATGCCGCAGTGACCTGTGGATAACGTCGCAGCTGGCCAAACGCCTCCACGCTCCGGGTAGGTTCTCGGCTGACCCGGGTGTGGTGTTCGACGAACTCCGGGCCGCCTCCAGCCGTGGCACCGCCGATTATTCCGGTCTCGATTGGGAGGAGCTCGATGGAATCGAATCGTTCTGGCCGTTTCCCCATAACGCCGATCCGACGCCGCGCCTGTTTTCCCAACTACGGTTTCCCACTGATTCCGGTAAGGCTCAATTCATTCCTGTCGACGTTTCCGGGGGCGGCGAGCAGCTGCGGCACGACGACGAAGTCTGGATGACGACCGGTCGTGTCCTGACGCAGTACCAGTCGGGTACGCAGACCAGTCGGGTGTCGTCGTTGGAAGGGCGTCCCTTCATCTCTCTCCATCCCGATACCGCGCAGCGTCTTGGGTTTGTGGAGGGGCAGGAGGTGCACGTGGAATCCGGTCAGGGCACTTGTCAGGCGCCTTTGCGCTTGGATTGGAAGATACGCCGCGATACCGCGTTCGTTCCCTTTCATTTCTCCGGAGACCGCAGTGCCAATCGTGCGGTGAGAACGGCTGTCGATCCCATCAGCGGCATGCCGGAATTCAAAGTCAACGCCGTTTCCGTGCGAGCCGCGCTCAATACGAATGTCATCAAAGACCCTGATTCGTAG
- a CDS encoding MFS transporter, with product MITTAATSPTRHGSWIHHWNPEDPRQWKDWGRLTARRNLVWSVACEHIGFSVWVMLSIVAPYLPEIGYGFSTTQLFWLIAVPNVVGALVRLPYTAAVGTFGGRNWTIISLSALVPPTVLLAWNLRDPDTSYGWFLLAAALAGLGGGNFASSMANISYFYPDRLRGTALGVNAAGGNIGAPMVQLTGPVVVGVGVIGTGTLTDAGDRIWLYNVPLMWLLLILVAIAGARRGMDNLAMSRSSLREQVPVLKYPHTWIMSALYVGTFGSFIGYSFAFPLIINLQFPAFESIWLTALGPLLGALARPLGGWLADRYSGAPLTGTCFAVMGIGSLVAVWAVSQSSFTVFFLAFIVLFCAAGTANGTTYQSIPVIFQATHSHLPATTVKRLTAAALGWISCIGALGGFLINQALRTSYEQSASITGALVGFSLAYLALATLNWWFYQRRAFGTRIPSLARERV from the coding sequence ATGATCACCACCGCCGCTACCTCGCCAACACGTCACGGCAGCTGGATTCACCACTGGAACCCCGAGGACCCACGGCAGTGGAAGGACTGGGGGCGCCTCACCGCGCGTCGCAATCTCGTCTGGTCGGTCGCCTGTGAACACATCGGCTTCTCTGTCTGGGTCATGCTGTCCATCGTCGCGCCGTATCTGCCTGAGATCGGATACGGCTTCTCCACAACTCAACTCTTTTGGCTCATCGCCGTCCCCAATGTGGTGGGCGCGCTCGTCCGCTTGCCGTATACGGCGGCCGTCGGCACCTTTGGAGGACGTAATTGGACCATCATTTCGCTCAGCGCACTGGTGCCACCGACCGTCCTTTTGGCGTGGAACTTGCGAGATCCCGACACCTCCTACGGATGGTTCCTCCTGGCAGCGGCGCTAGCGGGACTCGGCGGGGGAAATTTTGCCTCCTCCATGGCCAACATTTCCTACTTCTATCCCGATCGTCTCCGCGGCACGGCCCTGGGAGTCAACGCCGCCGGTGGGAACATCGGGGCTCCCATGGTGCAATTGACCGGGCCGGTCGTCGTCGGAGTGGGAGTCATCGGAACCGGTACACTGACCGACGCCGGGGACCGGATCTGGTTGTACAACGTTCCCCTCATGTGGCTACTTCTCATTCTGGTGGCGATAGCCGGGGCACGACGCGGCATGGACAACCTCGCGATGTCCCGATCCAGCCTGCGCGAACAGGTACCGGTCCTCAAATATCCCCACACCTGGATCATGTCGGCGCTGTACGTGGGGACGTTCGGCTCCTTCATCGGCTATTCCTTCGCGTTCCCCCTCATCATCAACCTACAGTTCCCCGCGTTTGAATCCATTTGGCTCACGGCTCTGGGACCGCTTCTCGGCGCACTGGCCCGGCCACTGGGAGGATGGTTGGCCGACCGCTACTCCGGTGCACCTTTGACCGGGACATGCTTCGCCGTTATGGGAATCGGATCTCTCGTCGCCGTTTGGGCCGTCTCCCAATCCTCCTTCACCGTCTTCTTTCTAGCCTTCATCGTGCTCTTCTGCGCGGCAGGAACGGCCAATGGAACCACCTATCAATCCATCCCCGTCATCTTCCAGGCCACTCACTCGCATTTGCCGGCCACAACGGTCAAGCGGCTCACGGCCGCCGCACTGGGATGGATCTCCTGTATTGGAGCGCTCGGCGGCTTTCTCATCAATCAGGCCCTGCGAACCAGCTACGAACAATCCGCAAGCATCACCGGCGCACTCGTGGGATTCAGCCTGGCCTACCTGGCTCTCGCCACCTTGAACTGGTGGTTCTACCAGCGGCGTGCCTTCGGCACCCGAATACCGTCCCTTGCCCGCGAGCGCGTTTGA
- a CDS encoding Rv3235 family protein encodes MSVYAMTTPFIDQPFEDGPPPREAVAIAAYILDIITGKRPARGCRRYVTNQGWDSLQYLGRLIEGPMKGIRMLRQYCTEPGVAEFLWRFSIGERRMAAIMHIRQIGLRWMLTEIRVIDHAGRHRR; translated from the coding sequence ATGTCCGTTTATGCCATGACCACACCGTTCATCGACCAGCCTTTCGAAGACGGTCCGCCTCCACGCGAAGCGGTCGCCATTGCCGCGTATATTCTCGACATCATCACTGGAAAACGGCCGGCGCGCGGGTGTCGCCGTTACGTGACGAATCAGGGCTGGGATTCGTTGCAGTACCTCGGGCGCTTGATAGAAGGGCCGATGAAAGGCATAAGAATGTTGCGGCAGTATTGTACGGAACCGGGAGTGGCGGAGTTCCTCTGGCGATTTTCCATCGGAGAGCGGCGAATGGCGGCGATCATGCACATTCGGCAGATCGGTCTACGTTGGATGCTGACTGAAATTCGAGTCATCGACCACGCTGGTCGGCATCGCCGGTAG
- a CDS encoding phosphoketolase family protein: MSIQHEHLRAAQPLDATELDQLDSYWRAANYLTVGQIYLLDNPLLREPLRPEHVKPRLLGHWGTSPGLSMLYVHLNRIIKQRDQDMIYICGPGHGGPAIVANTWLEGTYPELYPSVSHTEDGMRRLFRQFSFPGGIPSHVAPEVPGSIHEGGELGYAVSHAYGVAFDNPDLVVAAVVGDGEAETGPLAGSWLSNIWLNPVTDGTVLPILHLNGYKIANPTTLARIDNDDRLSYFRGLGYEPFVVSGDDPMEVHQNLAAVLDRIFDRISEIRSHARSRPSTPPRPRWPMLIFQTPKGWTGPQTVDGVPVEGTWRAHQVPLPGVRSNPEHLRQLEEWMRSYRPEDLFDATGSPVNDLKRLPPTGRRRMSANPHANGGLILRELVTPDYRDYAVQSEGHGHTVAEATRVLGAWLRDVVKNNMDRFRLFGPDEVASNRLQSVFDVTDRQWDAVLYDTDEDEAPQGRVMEVLSEHNCEGWLEGYLLSGRHGLFTSYEAFIHIVDSMFNQHAKWLATTNELPWRAPIASLNYLLSSHVWRQDHNGFSHQDPGFIDHVLNKKPDVVRVYLPPDANTLLSTMNHCLMSRQYVNVIVSGKQPALQYTTMDEADRLCERGLGIWDWASNDAGDNPDVVLASAGDVPTLETLAAIDLLRQHLPDLKIRMVNVVDLMRLQPEIEHPHGLPDREFDTIFTSDRPVLFAYHGYPWLIHRLTYRRTNHHNIHVRGYKEEGTTTTPFDMVMLNDLDRYRLVIDVIDRVPGLGERHASLRQRMVDARHEARLYTRQHGEDIPAVAQWAWPYDS, encoded by the coding sequence ATGAGCATCCAGCATGAGCACCTGCGAGCCGCCCAACCGCTCGACGCCACCGAGTTGGATCAACTCGACTCCTACTGGAGAGCGGCAAATTACCTCACGGTCGGCCAGATTTACCTACTGGACAATCCCCTCCTCCGCGAGCCGCTGCGACCCGAACACGTCAAGCCACGTCTTCTAGGGCACTGGGGTACCAGTCCGGGACTGTCAATGCTCTACGTTCATCTCAATCGGATCATCAAGCAGCGCGACCAGGACATGATCTACATTTGCGGCCCTGGTCACGGAGGCCCGGCCATTGTGGCCAATACGTGGCTGGAGGGCACCTATCCGGAACTGTATCCGTCGGTGAGTCATACCGAGGACGGGATGCGGCGCCTCTTTCGGCAGTTTTCCTTCCCCGGTGGGATTCCGTCCCATGTGGCTCCGGAGGTACCCGGGTCGATCCACGAGGGCGGTGAACTCGGGTACGCCGTCTCCCACGCGTACGGGGTCGCGTTCGACAATCCCGACCTCGTCGTCGCGGCCGTCGTTGGGGACGGAGAAGCCGAAACCGGACCGTTGGCCGGTTCATGGCTGTCCAACATATGGCTGAACCCGGTCACCGACGGCACGGTTCTCCCCATTCTCCACCTCAACGGCTACAAGATCGCAAATCCGACCACCCTGGCACGCATCGATAACGACGACAGACTGTCGTATTTCCGAGGGTTGGGCTACGAACCCTTCGTCGTTTCCGGTGACGATCCCATGGAAGTCCATCAGAACCTGGCCGCTGTACTGGACCGCATCTTCGACCGAATCTCGGAGATTCGATCCCACGCACGCTCCCGACCGTCCACTCCACCCCGGCCGCGGTGGCCCATGCTCATCTTCCAGACCCCCAAGGGCTGGACGGGGCCGCAAACGGTGGACGGGGTCCCGGTCGAAGGCACGTGGCGAGCGCATCAGGTACCGCTTCCCGGGGTGCGTTCCAACCCTGAGCACCTGCGGCAGCTGGAAGAGTGGATGCGCTCGTATCGGCCCGAGGATCTGTTCGACGCCACCGGTTCCCCGGTCAATGACTTGAAACGCCTTCCGCCTACGGGTCGGCGCCGTATGAGTGCCAATCCGCATGCCAACGGCGGGCTCATTCTGCGCGAGTTGGTGACTCCCGACTATCGCGACTACGCGGTTCAATCGGAGGGGCACGGGCATACGGTGGCGGAAGCGACCCGTGTCCTGGGGGCTTGGCTGCGGGACGTCGTCAAGAACAACATGGATCGTTTTCGTCTATTCGGCCCGGACGAAGTCGCCTCCAACCGTTTGCAGTCGGTTTTTGACGTGACGGATCGTCAATGGGACGCGGTACTGTACGACACGGACGAAGATGAAGCCCCGCAGGGGCGAGTCATGGAGGTTCTCAGCGAACACAACTGTGAAGGTTGGCTGGAAGGCTATCTTTTGTCGGGTCGACACGGCCTCTTCACCAGCTATGAGGCCTTCATTCACATTGTGGACTCCATGTTCAACCAACACGCTAAATGGTTGGCCACCACCAACGAACTACCGTGGCGCGCGCCGATCGCTTCGTTGAACTACCTTTTGTCCAGCCATGTGTGGCGGCAGGACCACAATGGATTTTCGCACCAGGATCCCGGATTCATCGACCACGTACTCAATAAGAAACCGGACGTGGTTCGGGTCTACCTGCCGCCGGATGCCAATACACTCCTGTCGACGATGAATCACTGCTTGATGTCGCGGCAGTACGTCAACGTGATCGTGTCGGGAAAACAGCCGGCACTGCAGTACACCACCATGGACGAGGCCGATCGCCTCTGTGAACGTGGCCTGGGAATCTGGGACTGGGCTTCCAACGACGCAGGTGACAATCCCGACGTGGTGCTCGCTTCCGCAGGAGACGTTCCCACCTTGGAGACGCTGGCAGCCATCGACCTGTTGCGGCAGCATCTGCCCGATCTGAAGATCCGGATGGTGAACGTCGTCGACCTGATGCGTCTGCAACCCGAGATAGAGCATCCGCACGGTTTGCCGGATAGGGAATTCGACACCATATTCACGTCCGATCGGCCGGTGCTGTTCGCTTATCACGGTTATCCATGGCTCATACACCGCCTCACGTACCGGCGGACCAACCACCACAACATCCACGTTCGCGGTTACAAGGAAGAGGGTACGACGACCACGCCCTTTGACATGGTGATGTTGAACGACCTCGATCGTTATCGACTCGTCATCGACGTCATCGATCGTGTCCCCGGACTGGGAGAGCGCCACGCTTCTCTACGCCAGCGAATGGTGGACGCGCGCCATGAGGCACGGTTGTACACCCGGCAACACGGGGAGGACATACCGGCCGTCGCGCAATGGGCGTGGCCGTACGATTCTTAA
- the pta gene encoding phosphate acetyltransferase: MATRNLYLAGLDAGSGKSAIALGVMDLLTKQTGSVAVFRPVVNDEHADDGDPIVTTLSEHYRLGEKHRNCVGVTYSAVRSDSEEALATIVDRYRSLAERHDVILIVGSDYSASPTPIEYSFNTRIAVNLAAPVLTVIGGYGQSPKSISDALHVASQQAEADHAVQLGSIVNRVDPEQVDRLRDNHPDVDFVVDDPAIAAPTVAELIAASEGLLISGDEEVLTRTVGDVVVAAMTLPNLLTRLADDKAVILPGDRGETLLGLLAAHHAEGVPSLSAVFLTGGIRPDPNIFDIVVRTESRLPIVLVGHDTFEAANLAGSIEGSLANGDDTKFAAVLAAFYDGVDSRSLLESLQLAKSTAVTPIMFEHDMLERARSLRKHIVLPEGAEPRILRAADVLARRGVAELTLLGEENEIRVQAGQFGVDLSNVNILNPGDHEIRERFAREYSELRSHKGVTVDAAYDTMADVSYFGTMMVHSGMADGMVSGAVHTTAHTIRPSFEIIKTRPDAAVVSSVFFMCLADRVLVYGDCAVNPNPNAEQLADIAVSSAVTAEMFGIDPRVAMLSYSTGASGQGAAVDKVREATELAQRRRPDLALEGPIQYDAAADAGVAGTKMPDSQVAGRATVFIVPDLNTGNNLYKAVQRSAGATAVGPLLQGLNKPVNDLSRGATVPDIVNTVALTAIQAGESN, from the coding sequence GTGGCCACACGAAATCTCTATCTCGCCGGACTCGACGCGGGCAGTGGAAAATCTGCCATAGCGCTCGGAGTTATGGACCTACTGACAAAACAAACCGGGTCGGTCGCCGTCTTCCGTCCCGTCGTCAACGATGAACACGCCGATGACGGCGATCCCATCGTCACCACCCTATCCGAGCACTATCGTCTCGGAGAAAAACATCGCAATTGCGTGGGCGTCACCTACTCCGCGGTGCGCTCCGACTCTGAGGAAGCGCTCGCCACCATAGTGGATCGTTATCGCTCCCTTGCGGAGCGGCACGATGTCATCCTCATTGTCGGAAGTGATTATTCCGCCTCTCCGACTCCGATCGAGTATTCGTTCAACACTCGAATCGCGGTTAATCTGGCCGCCCCGGTTCTGACCGTCATCGGTGGGTACGGGCAGAGTCCCAAGTCGATTTCCGACGCCCTGCATGTGGCGTCGCAGCAAGCCGAAGCCGACCACGCGGTGCAGTTGGGGAGCATTGTCAATCGAGTCGATCCCGAACAGGTCGATCGCTTGCGGGACAATCACCCGGACGTGGACTTCGTCGTCGACGATCCCGCCATTGCCGCCCCGACGGTCGCCGAACTCATCGCCGCTTCGGAGGGGCTGTTGATCAGCGGTGATGAGGAGGTACTGACCCGTACGGTCGGAGACGTCGTCGTAGCGGCAATGACACTTCCCAATCTGCTGACCAGGTTGGCGGACGACAAAGCCGTGATTCTTCCCGGGGATAGGGGAGAGACCTTGCTGGGTCTGCTCGCGGCGCATCATGCCGAGGGGGTGCCGAGCCTGTCGGCCGTCTTTCTAACCGGGGGGATTCGCCCCGATCCGAACATCTTTGACATTGTGGTGCGAACCGAATCGCGTCTCCCCATAGTCCTGGTCGGACACGATACCTTCGAAGCGGCGAACCTGGCCGGATCCATCGAAGGGAGTCTGGCCAACGGGGACGACACTAAATTCGCCGCGGTACTGGCGGCGTTTTATGACGGGGTCGATTCCAGGTCGTTGCTGGAATCGCTCCAGTTGGCGAAGTCCACGGCGGTAACGCCGATCATGTTCGAACATGACATGTTGGAACGAGCTCGTAGCCTGCGTAAACATATTGTGCTGCCGGAAGGCGCGGAACCGCGGATACTACGCGCCGCGGATGTGCTGGCCCGACGGGGCGTGGCGGAATTGACTCTGTTGGGGGAGGAAAACGAGATCCGGGTTCAAGCGGGTCAATTCGGTGTCGATCTGTCCAATGTGAATATACTCAATCCCGGTGATCATGAAATCCGGGAGCGTTTCGCCCGCGAATACAGTGAGTTGCGGTCGCATAAGGGCGTTACGGTCGACGCCGCCTATGACACCATGGCCGACGTTTCCTACTTCGGAACCATGATGGTCCATTCCGGGATGGCCGACGGTATGGTTTCCGGTGCGGTTCACACCACCGCTCATACGATCAGGCCGTCGTTCGAGATCATTAAAACCCGGCCCGACGCAGCGGTGGTGTCGTCGGTGTTCTTCATGTGTTTGGCCGATCGAGTTCTGGTTTACGGTGACTGCGCCGTCAATCCGAACCCGAACGCCGAGCAGTTGGCCGACATCGCGGTGTCGTCGGCGGTGACGGCCGAAATGTTCGGCATCGATCCACGCGTGGCCATGCTGTCCTACTCGACGGGTGCATCGGGACAGGGTGCGGCGGTGGACAAAGTCCGGGAAGCAACCGAGCTGGCGCAGCGTCGACGTCCGGATCTCGCCTTGGAAGGTCCGATCCAGTACGATGCCGCCGCCGACGCCGGTGTCGCCGGTACCAAGATGCCCGATTCTCAAGTGGCCGGTAGGGCGACCGTCTTTATCGTCCCCGACCTCAATACAGGTAATAACCTGTACAAGGCCGTGCAGCGTTCCGCCGGAGCAACGGCGGTCGGACCGCTTCTTCAAGGTTTGAATAAGCCGGTCAATGATCTGTCGCGCGGCGCAACCGTTCCCGATATCGTCAACACCGTGGCCTTGACGGCCATTCAAGCTGGAGAGAGTAACTGA
- a CDS encoding acetate/propionate family kinase translates to MSTPVLVINSGSSSLKYQLIDADDLHVIASGLVERIGEEDGCVTHKSQSGKQVEERPVVDHGEAITAMVEAFRSEGSDLNRVGLKAVAHRVVHGGERFIEPTVITDEVERAIADLAQLAPLHNPANLEGIRVSRRMFRDLPQVAVFDTAFHSTMPPHAYNYAVPSEWREDYGVRRYGFHGTSHSYVSRQAAGEMGKDPRDVNVIVAHLGNGASVTAVSGGRSIDTSMGLTPLEGLVMGTRSGDIDPAIVFHMHRQGGLDVNELDQALNKRSGMLAMTGMVDMRGIEAAAHDGDSAADAALDLYAYRIRKYLGAYMASLGRTDAIAFTAGVGENSPSVRQRALAGLEPLGVVLDEKANEIRGTVDVTGTGSKVRILVIPTNEEGEIATQSAMLLRGEGKIS, encoded by the coding sequence ATGTCCACACCGGTACTTGTGATCAACTCTGGATCGTCATCGCTTAAGTATCAGCTGATAGACGCCGACGATCTCCATGTCATCGCCTCCGGGCTGGTGGAGCGGATCGGGGAGGAGGACGGCTGCGTTACCCACAAATCCCAGAGCGGGAAACAGGTCGAGGAACGCCCGGTCGTCGACCACGGCGAAGCGATCACGGCAATGGTAGAGGCCTTCCGAAGTGAGGGAAGTGATCTGAATCGAGTGGGACTCAAAGCGGTGGCGCATCGTGTGGTGCATGGAGGGGAACGGTTCATCGAGCCGACGGTGATCACCGATGAAGTCGAGCGGGCCATCGCCGATTTGGCGCAATTGGCCCCTCTGCACAATCCCGCCAATCTGGAAGGCATACGGGTTTCTCGCCGCATGTTTCGCGACCTTCCACAGGTGGCCGTCTTCGATACCGCCTTTCACTCGACCATGCCGCCGCACGCGTACAATTACGCGGTTCCATCCGAATGGCGGGAGGACTACGGGGTACGCCGCTACGGATTTCACGGGACATCGCACTCGTACGTGTCCCGGCAAGCCGCCGGCGAAATGGGAAAAGATCCGCGGGACGTCAACGTGATCGTCGCCCACCTTGGCAACGGTGCCTCCGTCACCGCCGTGTCAGGAGGCCGCTCCATTGACACGTCTATGGGCTTGACTCCGCTCGAAGGCCTGGTGATGGGAACTCGCTCCGGTGATATCGACCCCGCCATCGTTTTCCACATGCATCGCCAGGGCGGGCTGGACGTCAACGAGTTGGACCAGGCGCTCAATAAGCGTTCGGGAATGTTGGCCATGACTGGCATGGTCGACATGAGAGGTATCGAAGCAGCGGCCCACGACGGCGATTCAGCCGCTGATGCGGCGCTGGATCTGTATGCGTACCGCATTCGAAAATATCTTGGGGCGTATATGGCGTCCCTGGGACGTACCGACGCGATCGCTTTCACCGCCGGAGTAGGGGAGAATTCTCCGTCGGTACGGCAACGTGCCTTGGCAGGACTGGAGCCCCTCGGGGTGGTCTTGGACGAGAAGGCCAATGAAATCCGAGGAACGGTAGATGTGACGGGGACCGGCTCCAAGGTGCGAATACTGGTCATTCCCACGAACGAGGAAGGCGAGATCGCTACGCAATCGGCAATGCTGCTACGCGGTGAGGGGAAGATTTCCTAA